The genomic interval ATGAGCGCCTTGGCAGTCCTGAAGGGGAGTTGGTAATCGCACAAGCTATAAGCTATTTAGCCTGTGCGCCGAAAAGTAATGCTGTTTATAATGCGTACAACCAAGCGCGCCGCTTGGTTGCTGAAAGTCCAAGCTATGAAGTGCCTGAGCATTTACGCAATGCGCCCACGCAATTGATGAAACAGGAAGGCTATGGTGCAGAATATCGTTATGCCCATGATGAGCCCGAAGCCTATGCGGCGGGGGAGAATTATCTGCCAGAAGAGCATGCTGATGAGACGTTTTACCATCCTGTTGATCGTGGCTTGGAGATTAAAATTCAGCAAAAGTTGAAGCATTTGGCTCAGCTGGATGAGAAAAGTGAGTACAAGAGGTACAAGTAAATGCATTATTTAGCCATCGCATTGGGTGGGGCCTTAGGTGCAATGGCGCGCGCTTATGTCAGTAATCTTGCCATTAAAATCTTGGGCACGTCTTTTCCTTTTGCTACACTAACCGTCAATTTGCTGGGCTCGCTCCTCATGGGCTTTGTTGCCGTCCTTATCTTTGACTATCTCAAGCTCTCTGGTTATTGGCGAGAGGTGATAATGGTTGGCTTTTTAGGTGCCTTCACGACGTTTTCTACCTTTTCTATGGAAGGTCTTAATCTGATCAATAG from Bermanella marisrubri carries:
- the crcB gene encoding fluoride efflux transporter CrcB is translated as MHYLAIALGGALGAMARAYVSNLAIKILGTSFPFATLTVNLLGSLLMGFVAVLIFDYLKLSGYWREVIMVGFLGAFTTFSTFSMEGLNLINSGQWQTALVYFVVSVVGSVSACFVGWYVAKLIF